One window of Oryza brachyantha chromosome 12, ObraRS2, whole genome shotgun sequence genomic DNA carries:
- the LOC102708109 gene encoding polyol transporter 5-like has translation MAPEVEAPLLAASSKPAAAAPPRRNKYSFFCAVLASMTSVLMGYNVAVTSGAQIFMAEDLAVSDAQIEVLSGAINIYSLVGALLAGWTSDRLGRRLTIVLTNGFFLAGPLVMALAGGYAALMVGRFVAGIGVGYALVIAPVYAAEIAPASSRGLLSSLPEIFINGGVMLSYVSNLAFSGLPVHLSWRLMFAAGVVPTVFLAAGVLTMPESPRWLAMKGRRDEARQVLDRTSDTPAEAEQRLQEIEDVVAGGGVSGGGGVWKEVATKAGVRRVLAIVVTLQFFQQASGIDSVVLYGPRVLAAAGVTSNTLLLGLNVVFGVAKASSILIAMALTDRVGRRPLLLASTGGMTASLLVLGSVFAAFQGRARDDAAVAGVAVAVVVAFVCTFSVGIGPLAWVYSSEILPLRLRGQGAGVGTAMNRIMSGVVTMTFISLYGAVTMAGAFYLYAAIAAASFVFIYACLPETRGRNLEDMEELFHTK, from the exons ATGGCGCCGGAAGTCGAGGcaccgctgctcgccgcctcctccaagCCGGCCGCTGCCGCACCACCGCGCCGCAACAAGTACTCCTTCTTCTGCGCCGTCCTCGCCTCCATGACCTCCGTCCTCATGGGCTACA ACGTGGCGGTGACGAGCGGGGCGCAGATCTTCATGGCGGAGGACCTGGCCGTGAGCGACGCGCAGATCGAGGTGCTCTCCGGCGCCATCAACATCTACTCGCTCGTCGGCGCGCTGCTGGCCGGGTGGACCTCCgaccgcctgggccgccgcctcaccaTCGTGCTCACCAACGGCTTCTTCCTCGCCGGCCCGCTCGTCAtggcgctcgccggcggctaCGCGGCGCTCATGGTCGGCAGGTTCGTCGCCGGCATCGGCGTCGGCTACGCGCTCGTCATCGCCCCCGTCTACGCCGCCGAGAtcgcccccgcctcctcccgcggaCTCCTCAGCTCCCTCCCCGAG atttttaTCAATGGAGGAGTGATGCTGAGCTACGTGTCCAACTTGGCCTTCTCGGGGTTGCCGGTGCACCTGTCGTGGCGGCTGatgttcgccgccggcgtggtgCCCACCGTCTTCCTGGCGGCCGGCGTGCTCACCATGCCGGAGTCGCCGCGGTGGCTGGCGATGAAGGGGCGGCGCGACGAGGCGAGGCAGGTGCTCGACCGGACGTCCGACACGCCGGCCGAGGCCGAGCAGCGGCTGCAGGAGATCGaggacgtcgtcgccggcggaggcgtctccggcggcggcggcgtgtggAAGGAGGTGGCGACCAAGGCCGGGGTGCGCCGCGTGCTGGCCATCGTCGTGACACTCCAGTTCTTCCAGCAGGCGTCCGGCATCGACTCCGTGGTGCTGTACGGCCCGcgcgtgctcgccgccgccggcgtgacGTCGAACACCCTCCTCCTGGGCCTCAACGTCGTGTTCGGCGTCGCCAAGGCGAGCTCCATCCTCATCGCCATGGCGCTCACCGACCGCGTCGGGCGGCGCCCCCTCCTGCTCGCCAGCACGGGCGGCATgaccgcctccctcctcgtgCTGGGCTCCGTGTTCGCGGCGTTCCAGGGCCGCGCCAGGGACGAcgccgcggtggccggcgtggcggtggccgtGGTGGTGGCGTTCGTCTGCACCTTCTCCGTCGGCATCGGCCCGCTGGCGTGGGTGTACAGCTCGGAGATCCTGCCGCTGCGGCTGCGCGGGCagggcgccggcgtcggcacCGCCATGAACCGCATCATGAGCGGCGTCGTCACCATGACGTTCATCTCGCTCTACGGCGCCGTCACCATGGCCGGCGCGTTCTACCTCTAcgcggccatcgccgccgcctccttcgtGTTCATCTACGCCTGCCTGCCGGAGACGAGGGGCCGGAACCTCGAGGACATGGAGGAGCTCTTCCACACCAAGTGA
- the LOC121056038 gene encoding CASP-like protein 2B1 — MGLERRVKVADVALRCVVCGLAALAAALVGTASQTRTFFSLEKKARFTDMRALVFLVGAHAAAAGYSVLQLARCAAMSARGRGGGGGRAAVAWSVFTCDQAVAYALMAATAAALQSSVLGKRGQPQLQWMPICGLYGAFCRRVGEGLASAVAAGLASVLLAAVSAFNLFRLYGGKGSSSTASTAGNGAAATW; from the coding sequence ATGGGGTTGGAGAGGAGGGTGAAGGTGGCGGATGTGGCGCTGCGGTGCGTGGTGTGCGGgctggcggcgctggcggcggcgctggtgggCACCGCCAGCCAGACGAGGACGTTCTTCTCGCTGGAGAAGAAGGCGAGGTTCACGGACATGAGGGCACTCGTCTTCTTGGTGGgggcgcacgccgccgccgccgggtacagcgtgctgcagctggcgcGGTGCGCGGCCATGTCGGCCAggggccggggcggcggcggcggcagggcggcggtggcgtggtCCGTGTTCACGTGCGACCAGGCCGTGGCGTACGCGctgatggcggcgacggcagcggcacTGCAGTCGTCGGTGCTCGGGAAGCGCGGCCAGCCGCAGCTGCAGTGGATGCCCATTTGCGGCCTCTACGGCGCCttctgccgccgcgtcggggAGGGCCTCgccagcgccgtcgccgcgggcCTCGCCTCcgtgctcctcgccgccgtctcggcgTTCAACCTGTTCCGCCTCTACGGCGGCaagggcagcagcagcaccgcctccaccgccggcaatggcgccgccgcgacgtGGTAG
- the LOC102715081 gene encoding UPF0481 protein At3g47200-like, producing the protein MERHEGDVQVQGQEIIEERLEIAVILVQGSAARVQETTTNTTIVHLPMYMREANKGLFEPRVVAIGPYHHGHESTIDMEAHKERFFHGFFERLGNSVNQQDLTAECTNGALQCYSGNVGRLYTTEKLMRDGCFIIELLLQWKEGDGAHLDSHMRLMSNSIYYDLLLVENQIPFMVLDKIFEKFRRHNSKHPIFKDTWLVNLIKFFNQDGQFSWAYTNLSEEDLSNAKQVRHLLEIQYNLVIRKNNRNNNNEQKHDSIPCLCGNICRKVKPTPLGIPGANELQDYGVKFHVKENHQQNTDMFDVTFSSKTMAIPRFKINFGSKILLANLFAYDQIVSQPAGNNNCVSVGPVTSYVVLMNALINTKDDVVVLQREGILDNLLSNEEEVATFFNKLGRCALVDVSHHRYTAMFEDVNRVFLAHANDED; encoded by the coding sequence ATGGAGAGGCATGAGGGTGATGTCCAAGTCCAAGGGCAGGAAATCATCGAGGAAAGGCTAGAAATCGCCGTTATTCTAGTCCAGGGGAGTGCAGCCCGAGTGCAAGAGACGACGACCAACACTACCATTGTGCATCTCCCCATGTACATGAGGGAGGCGAACAAGGGCCTCTTCGAGCCTAGGGTGGTCGCCATCGGCCCCTACCACCATGGCCACGAGAGCACCATCGACATGGAAGCTCACAAGGAGCGCTTTTTCCATGGCTTCTTTGAGCGCCTGGGCAATAGCGTGAACCAACAGGACCTGACTGCTGAGTGCACCAATGGTGCTCTCCAGTGCTATAGCGGGAATGTTGGCAGGCTATACACCACGGAGAAGCTCATGCGCGACGGCTGCTTCATCATCGAGCTCCTCTTGCAGTGGAAGGAGGGGGATGGAGCCCATCTTGATAGTCACATGCGATTGATGTCCAACAGCATATACTATGACCTCCTCCTGGTCGAAAACCAGATACCTTTCATGGTTCTCGACAAGATTTTTGAGAAATTCAGGAGACACAATAGCAAACATCCTATCTTCAAAGACACCTGGTTGGTTAACCTCATCAAGTTCTTTAACCAGGATGGTCAATTTTCTTGGGCTTATACAAACCTATCCGAAGAGGATCTATCTAATGCCAAACAGGTTCGTCATTTGCTTGAAATTCAGTACAACCTTGTCATCCGCAAGAACAATaggaataataataatgagcAGAAACATGATAGCATTCCGTGCTTGTGTGGCAACATCTGTCGCAAAGTGAAACCTACGCCTCTTGGAATCCCTGGGGCAAACGAGCTGCAAGACTATGGCGTTAAATTCCATGTGAAGGAGAATCATCAACAGAACACCGACATGTTTGATGTGACATTCTCATCCAAAACAATGGCCATCCCTCGCTTCAAGATCAACTTCGGCTCCAAGATCCTACTGGCAAACCTCTTTGCATATGACCAAATTGTGAGCCAACCGGCAGGGAATAATAATTGTGTTAGCGTTGGACCCGTAACGAGCTACGTGGTGCTCATGAACGCGCTAATCAACACCAAAGATGATGTCGTGGTTCTCCAGCGGGAGGGCATCCTGGACAACCTGCTGTCAAACGAGGAAGAGGTGGCCACCTTCTTCAACAAGCTCGGCAGGTGTGCCTTGGTGGATGTCAGCCATCACCGTTACACAGCCATGTTCGAAGATGTGAATAG
- the LOC102715362 gene encoding OBERON-like protein: MGTSSGANFHQQQQPPPPSSAAAAGGAQGMLPPRRPTGLQTSLSLASSEQVGSPEMQEPGSNSDQGHDSATESASSRETWPAEPNHGSAAAVAATAVSGGGGGVGVRIMEKEKEVGNGIPKLQVIRGASRLDRMSLREVARERVDLVAEKMKVMPEEHLEDMKNELRSILEGTGGSHHIEEFLYLQKFVQGRGDLTQTMLSLAHHVQLEILVAIKTGIQAFLHPSVTIPQSRLVEVFLYKRCRNIACQSALPAEECRCNVCANRNGFCNLCMCVICNKFDFEVNTCRWIGCDFCSHWTHTDCAIRDGQIGMGQSIKSGTGHAEMLFRCQACQKTSELLGWVKDVFQQCAPGWDRDALLRELEFVCKIFRLSEDSKGRKLFRKCADLIERLRNSPADAINPRMILQLLQELELDSPKSTENEEIGRLITPQEACNRIAEVVHEAVKKMELVAEEKMRLYKKARIAVEACDRELDEKARELQELKAERLRKKQQVDELESIVRLKQAEAEMFQLKANEARQEADRLQSIALAKSERAEQDYASLYLKRRLEEAEAEKQFLFEKIKYQETQRPMQASGSGAGDSSQTPMLSKIHDLLKNVRSIPPKSEGHQ, from the exons ATGGGGACCTCCTCGGGCGCCAACttccaccagcagcagcagccgcctccgccgtcgtccgctgcggcggcggggggagcGCAGGGGATGCTGCCACCGCGGCGGCCCACCGGCCTGCAGACCTCGCTGTCCCTGGCCTCCTCGGAGCAGGTCGGCTCGCCGGAGATGCAGGAGCCCGGGTCGAACTCCGACCAGGGGCACGACTCCGCCACCGAGAGCGCCAGCTCCAGGGAGACCTGGCCCGCGGAGCCCAACCACGgtagcgccgccgcggtggctgCCACCGCCgttagcggcggcggcggcggcgttggtgTGAGGATtatggagaaggagaaggaggtgGGGAATGGTATTCCCAAGCTTCAGGTTATCCGCGGGGCCTCCCGCCTTGATAGGATGTCGCTGCGTGAGGTTGCTCGGGAGAGGGTCGATCTAGTTGCCGAGAAAATGAAGGTGATGCCGGAGGAGCATTTGGAGGATATGAAGAACGAGCTCAGGTCCATTCTCGAGGGCACCGGGGGTTCTCACCACATCGAAGAGTTCCTGTATCTCCAGAAGTTTGTTCAGGGCAGGGGCGATCTCACGCAGACCATGCTTTCGCTGGCGCACCATGTGCAGCTCGAGATCCTTGTCGCGATCAAGACGGGAATCCAGGCGTTTCTGCACCCCAGCGTTACCATTCCGCAGAGCCGCCTGGTCGAGGTCTTCTTGTACAAGAGGTGCCGGAACATCGCTTGCCAGAGCGCTCTCCCCGCAGAGGAGTGTAGATGCAACGTCTGTGCTAACAGGAATGGCTTTTGCAACCTCTGCATGTGTGTGATTTGCAACAAGTTTGATTTTGAGGTCAACACGTGCCGCTGGATTGGGTGTGACTTCTGTTCTCACTGGACTCACACGGACTGTGCAATTCGTGATGGCCAGATTGGGATGGGCCAGTCAATTAAGAGCGGTACTGGTCATGCTGAAATGCTTTTTAGGTGCCAGGCTTGCCAGAAAACATCAGAGCTTTTAGGTTGGGTTAAGGATGTTTTCCAACAATGTGCTCCTGGTTGGGATAGGGACGCATTGTTGCGTGAGCTTGAGTTTGTCTGCAAGATATTCCGTTTAAGTGAAGATTCAAAAGGAAGGAAATTGTTCAGGAAATGTGCAGATCTGATTGAAAGGTTACGTAATAGTCCTGCCGATGCCATCAATCCTAGGATGATACTGCAGCTGCTCCAAG AGCTTGAGTTGGATTCCCCCAAGAGCACAGAAAATGAAGAAATAGGGCGCTTGATCACTCCCCAGGAGGCCTGTAATCGTATTGCAGAGGTTGTCCATGAAGCCGTTAAAAAGATGGAGCTTGTCGCTGAAGAGAAAATGCGACTCTACAAAAAGGCTCGCATTGCTGTGGAGGCCTGTGACCGTGAGCTTGATGAGAAGGCCAGAGAACTTCAGGAGCTGAAGGCCGAGAGGCTGCGCAAGAAGCAGCAAGTGGATGAGCTAGAGAGCATAGTTCGGTTGAAGCAGGCCGAGGCTGAGATGTTCCAGCTCAAGGCAAATGAGGCCCGTCAGGAAGCCGACAGGCTCCAGAGCATTGCTCTTGCCAAATCTGAGAGGGCCGAGCAGGACTATGCCAGTCTATACCTGAAGCGCCGCCTGGAGGAAGCTGAAGCAGAGAAGCAGTTCCTTTTCGAGAAAATAAAGTACCAGGAGACTCAAAGGCCCATGCAGGCGAGCGGCAGTGGTGCTGGCGATTCATCGCAAACGCCCATGCTTTCCAAGATTCACGACCTCCTCAAGAACGTCCGCAGCATACCGCCGAAGTCGGAGGGGCATCAATGA